The following are encoded together in the Sebaldella termitidis ATCC 33386 genome:
- a CDS encoding TetR/AcrR family transcriptional regulator has product MDKKDVIKITLELIKEKKLEKASIGEIVKRLELSPGNLYYHFKNKSDIYKEAADYSAEEIIKNLNKVRKKENKRDYLYNLTKSLIKFLEEREEILCFLLSMKGTCFLDKELESQDILIKFKKLLLEEKDSLEEENKILLKLSMFMGSIYEVLYINKLVKKKNLNEEEIQEISESFWGNNMDRTQILGQRL; this is encoded by the coding sequence ATGGATAAAAAGGATGTAATTAAAATAACGTTGGAACTGATAAAAGAGAAGAAACTGGAGAAAGCTTCGATAGGAGAAATAGTAAAGAGGCTGGAATTAAGTCCTGGAAATCTGTATTATCATTTTAAAAATAAAAGTGATATATATAAAGAGGCAGCAGATTATTCGGCTGAAGAAATAATAAAAAATTTAAATAAAGTAAGGAAAAAAGAGAACAAAAGGGACTATTTATACAATCTGACGAAATCACTGATAAAATTTTTAGAGGAACGCGAAGAGATACTTTGCTTTTTATTAAGTATGAAAGGAACATGTTTTTTGGATAAAGAGCTGGAATCTCAGGATATTCTGATTAAGTTTAAGAAATTATTGTTAGAAGAGAAAGATAGTTTGGAAGAGGAAAATAAAATATTATTAAAGTTAAGTATGTTTATGGGCTCAATATACGAAGTATTGTATATAAATAAATTAGTAAAAAAGAAGAATTTAAATGAAGAAGAAATACAAGAAATTTCAGAATCTTTTTGGGGAAATAATATGGATCGGACTCAAATTTTAGGACAACGATTGTGA